The Solanum pennellii chromosome 11, SPENNV200 genome contains a region encoding:
- the LOC107003126 gene encoding uncharacterized protein LOC107003126 yields MGTPYRSGAYKRSNDSTRLVITTIMGMVFGYFVGISFPSVSLTKINLPSSLISTLDYAFNDEHRRAIERTFPENLGSGSTPLTPKIYVPSNPHGAESLPPGIVVSESDFYLRRLWGEPSEDLTKKPKYLVTFTVGLDQKYNIDAAVKKFSEDFQILLFHYDGRTTEWDQFEWSKRAVHISVKKQTKWWYAKRFLHPDVVAAYDYIFIWDEDLGVEHFNAEKYMQLVKKHGLDISQPGLEPNNGLTWQMTKRRGDREVHKDTEEKPGWCSDPHLPPCAAFVEIMAPVFSREAWRCVWHLIQNDLVHGWGLDFALRRCVEPAHEKIGVVDSQWIVHQVIPSLGNQGQPVNGKAPWEGVRERCRNEWAMFQDRLSNADKAYFAQHGKTRV; encoded by the exons ATGGGAACCCCTTACCGCAG TGGGGCTTACAAAAGATCGAATGATAGTACTAGACTTGTTATAACCACTATCATGGGAATGGTGTTTGGATACTTTGTTGGGATTTCTTTTCCATCTGTTTCTCTAACAAAG ATTAATTTACCTTCAAGCCTAATATCAACTCTCGATTATGCTTTCAATGATGAACATAGACGTGCTATAGAGCGTACTTTCCCGGAGAATCTTGGTTCTGGTAGTACTCCTTTAACACCAAAG ATATATGTCCCATCAAATCCTCACGGCGCGGAGTCATTGCCACCAGGGATTGTGGTCTCagaatcagatttttatttgcGAAGATTGTGGGGTGAACCAAGTGAG GATCTGACAAAAAAGCCCAAGTACTTGGTTACATTTACGGTTGGTTTGGATCAAAAGTACAACATTGACGCAGCGGTTAAAAAG TTTTCAGAGGATTTCCAAATTTTGCTTTTCCATTATGACGGTCGAACAACTGAGTGGGATCAATTTGAATGGTCCAAGCGCGCAGTTCACATCAGTGTTAAGAAGCAGACAAAATG GTGGTATGCAAAGAGGTTTCTGCATCCAGATGTTGTAGCTGCCTATGATTACATATTTATATGGGATGAAGATCTTGGAGTTGAGCACTTCAATGCAGAGAA ATATATGCAACTAGTTAAGAAACATGGTCTAGACATCTCTCAGCCTGGTCTTGAACCCAACAATGGATTGACATGGCAGATGACTAAGAGAAGGGGTGACAGAGAAGTTCACAA GGATACAGAAGAGAAACCAGGCTGGTGCAGTGATCCACATCTGCCTCCTTGTGCAGC TTTTGTTGAAATAATGGCTCCTGTATTCTCTCGAGAAGCTTGGCGATGTGTTTGGCATTTGATTCAG AATGATTTGGTGCATGGATGGGGATTGGATTTTGCACTAAGAAGATGTGTAGAG CCTGCTCATGAAAAAATCGGTGTGGTAGATTCACAGTGGATTGTGCATCAAGTCATTCCTTCTCTTGGGAATCAG GGTCAGCCCGTGAACGGTAAAGCTCCCTGGGAAGGG GTAAGAGAGAGATGTAGAAACGAATGGGCAATGTTCCAAGATCGTCTATCGAATGCAGATAAAGCATATTTTGCCCAGCATGGAAAAACTCGAGTATAA
- the LOC107003524 gene encoding uncharacterized protein LOC107003524, with the protein MGLARNGNIRSGDSLEGMLSDYMGGKAAKMRSQKGSSTKVVTILTCLQFSFAVYATFLLYYMSPSIDLSTKPDFTWATRIAQSWKHFIIPPHVVSHVVQQKSVVSPSDVCEHEKIDFEQKKSNDALMIKLKTELYQELRDFQNKNLGGTETLSELMLMKSKWDLRGPNKPKITVILNHFKRKTLCAQIDSLLGQTLQFHHVWVVAFGSPNEESLKRIVDSYNDSRISFISSSYDFKYYGRFQMALQTEADLVYIVDDDMIPGKKMLQILAHVAGTEKYMNSVLGSIGRILPFRQKDFIFPSYRKFRSKEAGLYLPDPAYNITVDRIVQADFLSSSWFLSAELVKTLFIETPFTFMTGEDLHLSYQLQKYRNAGSFVLPVDPNDKETWGDSEHRLAYVSETTVIFKDTVQVRDDQWWKALSTGYITQWAAMNPQKIDVLFYAHSVDEVKALAPLLEKFRSTVGKKAYIVVSGGSFCPCEDAAAALKWPKIVCTERRFKIMDLGVGAVSGISNSEVPVVQAVYASMKGLIKIHNPSLVITVADADSNVMKALKMATEANTNSSKLVLLPRSSVTKVLWMADLRSTALPNWNRMTLSINIITQNRANSLARLLKALSDAYYIGDEVPITFNMDSKVDEATIKLVNSFNWPHGTKTLRRRIIQGGLIRAVSESWYPSSDDDFGLLLEDDIEVSPYYYLWIKYALLAYHYDPQISLPELSSISLYTPRLVEVVKERPKWNATDFFKHIHPNTPYLHQLPCSWGAVFFPKQWKEFYVYMNMRFTEDPKQNPVQIPKSRTNGWQASWKKFLIDMMYLRGYVSLYPNFPNQMSFSTNHMEPGAHIAAKNNVVKHNKADFEVPLLKEDFKNLLPNGKMPQASKLPSLNLFNQPVSLKGLKTAGAKLGTDVLQCSPTEIVSVHHDTGLPSHCARF; encoded by the exons ATGGGGTTAGCTAGAAATGGTAATATAAGAAGTGGTGATTCTTTAGAAGGTATGTTGAGTGATTATATGGGAGGAAAAGCAGCAAAAATGAGATCACAAAAAGGTTCTTCAACTAAAGTTGTGACAATATTAACTTGTTTACAGTTTTCTTTTGCTGTTTATGCAACATTTCTTCTGTATTACATGAGTCCATCAATAGATTTAAGTACTAAACCAGATTTTACTTGGGCTACGCGAATAGCTCAGTCGTGGAAACACTTCATTATACCTCCACATGTTGTTAGTCATGTTGTGCAGCAAAAGTCAGTTGTTAGTCCTTCTGATGTTTGTGAACATGAGAAGATTGATTTTGAACAAAAGAAGTCTAATGATGCACTTATGATCAAGTTGAAGACAGAGTTGTATCAAGAATTGAGGGATTTTCAGAACAAGAATCTTGGTGGTACTGAGACACTTTCTGAGTTGATGTTAATGAAGTCGAAATGGGATTTACGCGGTCCAAACAAGCCGAAAATCACTGTGATCTTGAATCATTTCAAGAGGAAAACTTTGTGTGCTCAGATTGATTCTTTACTTGGACAAACACTTCAGTTTCATCATGTTTGGGTTGTCGCGTTTGGAAGTCCTAATGAGGAATCACTCAAGAGGATCGTAGATAGTTACAATGACTCGCGTATAAGTTTTATCAGTTCGTCTTATGATTTCAAGTACTATGGAAGGTTTCAAATGGCTTTGCAAACAGAAGCTGATCTTGTGTATATCGTAGACGATGACATGATCCCTGGGAAGAAAATGTTGCAGATTTTAGCACATGTTGCAGGGACAGAAAAGTATATGAATTCTGTTTTGGGAAGTATTGGTAGGATTTTGCCTTTTAGACAGAAAGATTTCATTTTTCCGAGCTATAGGAAGTTTCGATCCAAGGAGGCAGGGCTTTATTTGCCTGATCCTGCTTATAATATCACTGTGGATAGAATTGTTCAAGCGGATTTCCTCTCGAGTTCTTGGTTTCTTTCTGCTGAACTTGTCAAGACACTCTTCATCGAGACGCCCTTCACTTTCATGACAGGAGAAGACTTACATTTAAG CTATCAGCTTCAGAAGTATAGAAATGCTGGTTCATTTGTGCTACCAGTTGATCCAAATGACAAAGAAACATGGGGTGACAGTGAGCACAGACTTGCTTATGTATCCGAAACCACTGTTATATTCAAGGACACGGTTCAAGTCCGAGATGATCAGTGGTGGAAAGCACTCTCCACTGGTTACATAACGCAATGGGCAGCGATGAATCCTCAGAAGATTGATGTACTTTTCTACGCCCATTCTGTCGATGAAGTTAAAGCTCTCGCGCCTCTTCTTGAAAAGTTCAGATCAACAGTTGGAAAAAAGGCCTACATTGTTGTCTCAGGAGGCAGTTTCTGCCCTTGTGAAGATGCTGCTGCAGCTTTGAAATGGCCTAAAATAGTATGCACAGAAAGGAGGTTCAAGATTATGGATTTAGGCGTTGGTGCTGTATCCGGGATATCAAATTCAGAAGTCCCCGTCGTTCAAGCAGTCTATGCCAGCATGAAAGGACTAATCAAGATTCATAACCCGAGCCTCGTGATCACAGTAGCTGATGCAGATTCTAATGTGATGAAAGCACTCAAGATGGCTACCGAAGCTAACACAAACAGTTCAAAATTGGTTCTTCTACCTAGATCATCGGTCACTAAGGTTCTTTGGATGGCTGATCTTCGTTCCACAGCTTTGCCAA ATTGGAACCGTATGACGCTTTCTATAAACATCATCACACAGAACAGAGCTAATTCACTAGCAAGGCTTCTCAAGGCGCTCAGTGACGCGTACTATATTGGTGATGAAGTTCCTATAACTTTCAACATGGATAGTAAGGTAGATGAGGCAACTATAAAGCTTGTTAACTCATTCAATTGGCCTCACGGAACCAAAACTCTTCGACGAAGGATCATTCAAGGAGGCCTAATTCGAGCTGTTAGTGAGAGTTGGTACCCCTCATCGGATGATGATTTTGGTCTCTTACTCGAAGATGACATCGAAGTTTCCCCTTACTATTACCTATGGATCAAATATGCTCTCTTAGCCTACCACTATGACCCTCAAATATCACTCCCTGAGCTCTCCTCCATCTCTCTTTACACGCCACGTTTGGTGGAAGTTGTTAAAGAAAGGCCTAAATGGAATGCAACTGACTTCTTCAAACACATACATCCAAACACACCATATCTCCATCAGTTGCCTTGCAGTTGGGGCGCGGTGTTTTTCCCTAAGCAATGGAAGGAATTCTACGTctacatgaacatgagattcacGGAAGATCCAAAGCAAAATCCAGTACAGATACCAAAATCAAGAACTAATGGATGGCAAGCGTCTTGGAAGAAGTTCTTGATAGACATGATGTACTTAAGAGGTTACGTTAGCCTTTATCCGAACTTCCCAAATCAAATGAGCTTTTCAACAAACCATATGGAACCAGGAGCTCACATTGCAGCTAAGAACAATGTAGTTAAACATAACAAAGCGGATTTTGAGGTACCACTACTAAAAGAAGACTTCAAGAACCTATTGCCTAATGGGAAAATGCCTCAAGCTTCGAAGCTACCTTCGTTAAACCTCTTCAATCAACCTGTTTCATTGAAAGGCTTGAAGACAGCAGGAGCGAAACTAGGTACAGACGTACTTCAATGCAGTCCAACGGAGATAGTCTCCGTTCACCACGATACAGGTTTACCATCACATTGTGCAAGATTCTGA